From a single Sediminibacterium sp. KACHI17 genomic region:
- a CDS encoding FAD-binding domain-containing protein produces the protein MSTHDFPLEIVAIKARIASINPIAYGKTRNFLDGAVTRLSPYLSRGVISLSQIRSSVLKKYTVYQSEKLLQELAWREYYQRVWQAKDDAIFTDLKQSQPSTDHYQMCTAVTNATTGIEAIDKGIDTLYRTGYMHNHLRMYTSMLCCNIGRAHWSSPSQWMYYHLLDGDLASNALSWQWVAGSFSSKKYVANQDNINKYTGSHQLNTFLSVDYDAFNDFKVPDIMRERSSLSLSTNLPESEKLDLQEKKVFVYNSYQLDPDWHREESGARILLLEPNHFQNYPVSELVLSFIIQLAKKNIPAIKIYTGSFLELKKLFPASEMYFKEHPLTKHYEGIQESRSWMFPEVTGYYPSFFAYWKKCEKYLR, from the coding sequence ATGAGTACACATGATTTTCCATTAGAAATAGTTGCAATCAAAGCTCGTATTGCATCCATTAATCCAATAGCCTATGGGAAGACAAGAAATTTTTTAGATGGTGCAGTCACAAGACTTTCACCGTATTTATCGAGGGGAGTTATTTCTTTATCACAGATCCGATCATCTGTATTGAAAAAATATACTGTATACCAGTCAGAGAAATTGTTACAGGAATTGGCCTGGAGAGAATATTATCAAAGAGTATGGCAAGCCAAGGACGATGCGATCTTTACTGATCTGAAACAATCACAGCCATCAACAGATCATTATCAAATGTGTACTGCGGTAACGAATGCTACAACCGGAATTGAAGCAATTGATAAAGGCATAGATACATTATACAGAACCGGATATATGCACAACCATTTGCGAATGTATACTTCGATGTTATGTTGCAATATAGGAAGAGCACATTGGTCATCGCCATCGCAATGGATGTATTATCATTTACTAGATGGGGATCTTGCGAGTAATGCTTTGAGTTGGCAATGGGTAGCAGGAAGTTTTAGCAGTAAAAAATATGTAGCAAATCAGGACAACATCAATAAGTATACAGGTAGTCATCAATTGAATACATTCTTATCGGTAGACTATGACGCGTTCAATGACTTTAAGGTGCCGGACATCATGAGAGAAAGATCATCACTGTCATTATCTACCAACCTACCTGAATCAGAAAAACTAGATCTACAAGAAAAGAAAGTTTTTGTGTACAACAGTTATCAACTTGATCCTGATTGGCACAGGGAAGAGTCAGGCGCACGTATTCTTTTATTAGAGCCAAATCATTTTCAAAATTATCCTGTTAGTGAACTGGTACTTTCTTTTATCATTCAGCTGGCAAAGAAAAATATCCCTGCAATTAAAATATATACAGGTTCATTTCTGGAATTGAAAAAACTATTTCCAGCATCGGAGATGTATTTTAAAGAACATCCACTGACGAAGCACTATGAAGGGATACAAGAATCCAGAAGTTGGATGTTTCCGGAAGTAACGGGATACTATCCTTCTTTCTTTGCATATTGGAAGAAATGTGAGAAGTATTTGCGATAA
- a CDS encoding OmpA family protein has protein sequence MASKKNILTLALIVLIQSIGMAQTDWGWDWKDTSKISVKKLPQHNEFLNNQYPYPAAPRNQWELGFGVGASSITGDIKSKTGFGATVSLRKALNHTFSIRTGLTGLWNSGTANAFQAAVGRPDYKNRTYQLGFDVIASLNAASHYRGNPKTNVYVLMGYALNASNVLYRRPGGAQSGYSTFYGFNQNENFTNSQAGTITTFGGATINGRQAYTLYHGLNLGGGIAFKLSNKVNIGLEHKYTFTVPGYDFLDGVRAGNNNDYIGFTSARVNVNIGNTSKKVQPLWWLNPNNFVYSELNSPAHMKMPKVVLPDADKDGVTDQFDLEPNTPAGAPVDTHGRAKDTDGDGVPDYKDKELLTAQKCFPVNNDGIGTCPEPACCKEIKDMIANMKPAEAAPQCNIGSLPSIQFKGKATLSKDAQNILNGVAARINANPTCNIKVIGYGASSKSAQQLSWDRVNAVIKYLVEKQGISESRFIFTYGQDGDANTVDLQGTLDAGPNTVPAPHPNLKSRN, from the coding sequence ATGGCAAGCAAAAAGAACATTTTAACACTGGCACTGATCGTTCTGATACAGTCGATCGGTATGGCTCAAACAGATTGGGGATGGGATTGGAAAGATACTTCCAAAATTTCTGTAAAGAAATTGCCCCAGCATAATGAGTTCCTAAATAACCAGTACCCTTATCCTGCAGCTCCACGCAATCAGTGGGAGCTTGGTTTTGGCGTTGGTGCATCATCTATCACAGGTGATATCAAATCTAAAACTGGTTTCGGTGCTACCGTTTCTTTGCGTAAGGCATTGAACCACACTTTTTCTATCAGAACAGGATTGACAGGTCTGTGGAATTCAGGTACTGCTAATGCTTTTCAGGCAGCAGTAGGTCGTCCTGACTACAAAAACAGAACTTACCAATTAGGTTTTGATGTTATTGCTTCATTGAATGCAGCAAGTCACTACCGTGGTAACCCTAAAACAAACGTGTATGTTTTAATGGGATATGCTTTGAATGCATCTAATGTGTTGTATAGAAGACCAGGTGGCGCACAGTCTGGTTACAGTACTTTCTATGGATTTAACCAGAATGAAAACTTTACCAATAGCCAAGCTGGTACCATCACAACTTTTGGTGGTGCAACCATCAACGGTAGACAAGCATACACATTGTACCATGGCTTGAACCTGGGTGGTGGTATTGCTTTCAAGTTGAGCAATAAAGTAAACATCGGATTGGAGCATAAGTATACTTTCACTGTACCAGGATATGATTTCTTGGATGGTGTTAGAGCTGGTAACAATAACGACTACATTGGCTTTACCAGTGCACGTGTAAACGTTAACATCGGTAATACTTCTAAGAAAGTTCAGCCTTTGTGGTGGCTCAATCCAAACAACTTTGTGTACAGCGAGTTGAACTCTCCTGCTCACATGAAGATGCCTAAAGTTGTTCTTCCTGATGCTGATAAAGATGGTGTTACAGATCAGTTTGACCTTGAGCCTAACACACCAGCTGGTGCTCCTGTTGATACTCACGGTCGTGCTAAAGATACTGACGGTGATGGCGTTCCTGATTACAAGGATAAAGAACTGTTGACCGCTCAGAAATGTTTCCCTGTGAACAATGATGGTATCGGTACTTGCCCTGAGCCAGCATGTTGCAAAGAGATCAAAGACATGATCGCTAACATGAAGCCTGCTGAAGCAGCTCCTCAGTGTAACATTGGTAGCTTACCAAGCATCCAGTTCAAAGGAAAAGCAACACTGTCTAAAGATGCTCAAAACATCTTAAATGGTGTAGCTGCAAGAATCAATGCAAATCCTACTTGTAACATTAAAGTGATTGGATATGGTGCATCTAGCAAATCTGCTCAGCAGTTAAGCTGGGATCGCGTGAATGCTGTGATCAAATACCTGGTTGAAAAGCAAGGTATCTCTGAAAGCCGTTTCATCTTTACTTATGGTCAGGATGGAGATGCTAACACTGTAGATCTTCAAGGAACATTGGATGCGGGTCCAAATACAGTACCTGCTCCACATCCAAATCTGAAAAGCAGAAACTAA
- a CDS encoding acyl-CoA thioesterase, which yields MEGKKVSESFTIMNELVLPNDTNTFGNLMGGRLMYWMDIAAGIAAGRHCNTPSMTASVDNLSFKNPIKLGNVVHIEAKVCRAFNTSMEIHIKVWGEDLLHQYKYESNEAFFTFVALDPNGKPRKVPELIPETEEEKKLYDGALRRRQIRLILAGKMKPDDANELRALFIKD from the coding sequence ATGGAAGGGAAAAAAGTGAGTGAGAGTTTTACTATCATGAATGAGCTGGTATTACCCAATGATACCAATACATTCGGCAATCTGATGGGTGGACGTTTAATGTACTGGATGGATATTGCTGCTGGTATAGCAGCAGGCAGACATTGTAATACACCGAGTATGACTGCTTCTGTAGACAATTTAAGCTTCAAGAACCCGATCAAATTGGGTAATGTGGTACATATTGAAGCTAAAGTGTGCAGAGCTTTTAATACCTCAATGGAAATTCATATCAAAGTTTGGGGAGAAGATCTCTTACATCAATATAAATATGAAAGCAATGAAGCGTTTTTCACGTTCGTTGCATTAGATCCCAATGGCAAACCTAGAAAAGTACCTGAACTGATCCCGGAAACAGAGGAAGAAAAGAAACTGTATGATGGTGCTTTGAGAAGAAGACAAATACGTCTAATCCTGGCTGGGAAAATGAAACCGGATGATGCCAACGAGTTGAGGGCTTTGTTTATCAAAGACTAG
- a CDS encoding flavin reductase, translated as MPKRPWNRVNLPVYSICSKDDKGSFNMHIITYANQISMQPKRFVCGIYEGTKTLENIIGNHEFVLQLLSEKQYRLVELLGKKSGHQINKMERLEKRKLLSTWNHYPILKDALAVMLLSSISSFPGGDHTGFLCDVLQYKNLNEGNPLTLDTLRAYKLIRI; from the coding sequence ATGCCAAAAAGACCCTGGAATCGAGTGAACTTACCTGTCTACTCTATCTGTAGTAAAGACGATAAAGGTTCATTCAATATGCACATTATTACCTATGCCAATCAAATCAGCATGCAGCCGAAGCGATTTGTTTGTGGTATTTATGAGGGCACAAAAACATTGGAGAATATCATTGGTAATCATGAGTTCGTTTTGCAGCTATTATCAGAAAAACAATATCGACTTGTTGAGTTGCTGGGAAAAAAATCAGGGCATCAGATCAATAAAATGGAGCGATTGGAAAAAAGAAAATTATTATCCACCTGGAATCATTATCCGATTCTCAAAGATGCATTAGCAGTAATGTTATTGAGCTCCATCAGCAGTTTCCCGGGAGGTGATCATACAGGGTTTTTATGTGACGTTTTACAATATAAAAATTTGAACGAAGGCAATCCGCTTACTTTAGACACCCTTCGAGCGTATAAACTGATCAGAATATGA
- a CDS encoding dipeptide epimerase: protein MTITQTEIYKYSIPMVPFTIATGTMHYAQNIFIRIHTSEGIIGVGECSAFPMIAAETQATCFEMAKDFAILWKGKDPLALDDRLNELDLFTAGNYTAKSAFDLALYDIAAKYAQQPLYQFLGGQLKKIESDLTIGIGDPETMAQTAIAFKDKGVNMIKVKLGKDVATDIERIKKIRAAIGDTIILRIDANQGWSYEDAVTALTSLSEYQIQFCEQPMRKWNDHLLPELCKRSPIPVMADESVFTHHDAARIICNNACHYINIKFAKSGGIREAIRINEIAEQHGIACMLGGMLESRVALTAKVHFAMAKDNIKFYDLDTCLLGHKEDPVKGGVTYSGMELQLTNAHGIGADVEDDYLSKLEHVII, encoded by the coding sequence ATGACCATTACACAAACTGAGATCTATAAGTATTCCATCCCAATGGTACCTTTTACCATCGCAACTGGTACCATGCATTATGCTCAGAATATATTCATCAGAATACATACCAGCGAGGGTATTATCGGTGTAGGAGAATGTTCTGCATTTCCCATGATAGCTGCGGAAACGCAGGCTACCTGTTTTGAAATGGCCAAGGATTTTGCAATACTTTGGAAGGGTAAAGATCCGTTAGCACTCGATGATCGTTTGAATGAATTGGACCTTTTTACGGCAGGCAACTATACTGCAAAAAGCGCTTTTGATCTGGCCTTGTATGATATTGCTGCCAAGTATGCACAGCAGCCTCTTTATCAGTTTCTTGGCGGACAATTAAAAAAAATAGAGAGTGACCTGACCATTGGTATTGGCGACCCTGAAACGATGGCCCAAACAGCCATTGCTTTCAAGGATAAAGGTGTGAATATGATAAAAGTGAAGTTGGGAAAAGATGTGGCGACAGATATTGAGCGTATCAAAAAAATCAGGGCTGCTATTGGAGACACCATCATTCTCCGCATTGATGCCAATCAAGGATGGTCTTACGAAGATGCTGTCACTGCATTGACATCCTTAAGTGAATATCAGATTCAGTTCTGTGAGCAACCGATGCGTAAATGGAATGATCATTTGTTACCCGAACTATGCAAGCGCTCTCCGATACCTGTGATGGCAGATGAAAGTGTATTTACGCATCATGATGCAGCTCGCATTATATGTAATAATGCTTGCCATTACATCAATATCAAATTCGCAAAGAGCGGGGGTATCAGAGAAGCTATTCGCATCAATGAAATTGCAGAGCAGCATGGCATTGCCTGTATGTTAGGGGGCATGTTGGAAAGCAGGGTTGCACTAACTGCTAAAGTTCATTTTGCAATGGCAAAGGATAATATCAAATTTTATGATTTGGATACATGCCTACTAGGACACAAAGAGGACCCGGTTAAAGGTGGCGTCACTTACTCGGGCATGGAGCTACAACTTACGAATGCACATGGCATAGGTGCAGATGTTGAGGATGATTATTTGTCGAAACTGGAGCATGTGATCATTTAA
- the hxpB gene encoding hexitol phosphatase HxpB: protein MQLNTVIFDIDGLLIDSEPLWNEAATELFQQYGVNMTEEQYKSTTGLRTKEFVQWWFQYFNIGESEMKRAEQKIVELVLDKIEKKGKIMPGVDYIFDFFQRKSFKIGLATSSPPSLIDLVVQIVGIKQYLHATASAEDLAYGKPHPQVYLNCATSLNSKPTECICFEDSFNGMIAAKAARMKCVIVPHVSQLKDERWGAADLKLSSLQNFGELHFDLVNS from the coding sequence ATGCAATTGAATACCGTGATTTTTGATATTGATGGATTATTAATAGACAGCGAACCCCTTTGGAATGAAGCTGCCACTGAATTATTCCAACAGTATGGCGTTAATATGACCGAAGAGCAATACAAGAGCACTACCGGACTCAGAACCAAAGAGTTTGTGCAGTGGTGGTTTCAGTATTTTAATATTGGGGAGTCAGAGATGAAACGAGCAGAGCAAAAAATTGTGGAATTAGTATTGGATAAGATTGAAAAGAAGGGAAAGATCATGCCTGGGGTAGATTATATTTTTGATTTCTTCCAGCGCAAGTCTTTCAAAATAGGATTGGCCACATCATCACCTCCTTCCTTAATAGATCTGGTAGTTCAAATTGTCGGGATCAAGCAATACTTACATGCTACCGCTTCTGCAGAAGACCTTGCTTATGGCAAGCCGCATCCCCAAGTATACCTGAATTGCGCAACCTCACTGAATAGCAAACCAACCGAATGTATTTGTTTTGAAGATTCTTTTAATGGCATGATCGCAGCAAAAGCAGCAAGAATGAAATGTGTGATTGTACCACATGTATCTCAATTAAAGGATGAGAGATGGGGTGCTGCCGACCTTAAATTATCATCGCTGCAAAATTTTGGTGAGTTACATTTTGATTTGGTGAATAGTTAA
- a CDS encoding lysophospholipid acyltransferase family protein, producing MRLTERLKHIKVIRSIVYAVVGIFSYPGLAIVNKIKIEGTEHLERLPRENVLFVSNHQTYFADVIAFIHIFCAVKWRRQNKLGLPFYLLNPFTNVYFVAAEETMNGNWLSRLFKLGGALTVKRTWRAEGKDVQRNRDESDTQKIDEALDKSWVITFPQGTTKPFAPGRKGTAHIIKNNQPVVVPVVINGFWRAFNKKGLAFKKKGSILSIRFKEPMIIDYTQPIEVILDQVMDAIEQSKDYMLKGRHHLLSVLDK from the coding sequence ATGCGATTAACTGAACGCCTCAAGCATATTAAAGTTATCCGTTCAATTGTATACGCTGTTGTAGGAATCTTTTCTTACCCGGGTCTCGCCATCGTCAATAAGATAAAGATCGAAGGAACAGAGCATCTGGAACGCTTACCCAGAGAAAACGTACTGTTTGTCAGCAACCATCAAACCTATTTTGCAGATGTTATCGCTTTCATCCATATTTTTTGTGCTGTAAAATGGAGGCGACAGAATAAACTCGGACTTCCATTTTATTTATTGAATCCTTTTACCAATGTCTATTTTGTAGCGGCAGAAGAAACCATGAATGGGAACTGGCTAAGCCGGTTGTTTAAATTAGGTGGTGCATTGACTGTTAAAAGAACATGGCGCGCAGAAGGGAAAGATGTACAACGTAACCGCGATGAATCGGATACGCAGAAAATCGACGAAGCATTAGATAAAAGTTGGGTCATCACTTTTCCGCAAGGCACAACCAAACCTTTTGCTCCCGGTAGAAAGGGAACAGCGCATATCATCAAGAATAATCAACCCGTTGTTGTACCGGTAGTCATTAATGGCTTCTGGCGCGCTTTTAATAAAAAAGGATTAGCGTTCAAGAAAAAAGGATCGATATTGTCCATACGATTCAAGGAGCCTATGATTATTGATTATACACAACCCATAGAAGTCATTCTTGATCAGGTGATGGATGCCATCGAGCAGAGCAAAGATTACATGCTGAAGGGCAGGCATCATCTGTTGAGTGTTCTTGATAAGTGA